From a region of the Bradyrhizobium sp. KBS0727 genome:
- a CDS encoding TIGR02281 family clan AA aspartic protease, with the protein MSRILLVLVMLAATAGAVIAYGDPDQIARASEQVSHMLGRSAVKPAPAVEIARGQAGEFALNVKINGVKAPMVIDTGATSVVLTWETAKAIGLPLDMLEYNVDVETAGGHTKAARLTIDRLAVGHLVEKSIPALVVQRGQMKTNLLGMSFLDRLESWGVQADRLKLHGYPDVTGSINGSGSHRRRRTAVN; encoded by the coding sequence ATGAGCCGCATCCTGCTCGTTCTCGTGATGCTCGCCGCCACCGCCGGCGCCGTGATCGCCTATGGCGATCCCGATCAGATCGCGCGCGCCAGCGAACAGGTCTCCCATATGCTGGGGCGGAGCGCCGTAAAACCGGCGCCCGCGGTCGAGATTGCGCGGGGCCAGGCCGGCGAATTCGCACTCAACGTCAAGATCAACGGCGTCAAGGCGCCGATGGTGATCGACACGGGTGCTACCTCGGTGGTGTTGACCTGGGAAACCGCAAAGGCGATCGGACTGCCGCTCGATATGCTGGAATATAACGTCGACGTCGAAACCGCCGGCGGTCACACCAAGGCGGCGCGGCTGACCATCGACCGTCTCGCGGTCGGCCATCTCGTTGAGAAGTCAATTCCGGCGTTGGTGGTGCAGCGCGGACAGATGAAAACCAACCTGCTCGGCATGAGTTTTCTCGATCGGCTGGAGAGCTGGGGCGTGCAGGCCGACAGGTTGAAGCTGCACGGCTATCCCGACGTTACCGGCAGCATCAATGGTTCAGGCAGCCATCGACGCAGGCGCACCGCCGTCAACTAG
- a CDS encoding enoyl-CoA hydratase/isomerase family protein, whose translation MAEDAGPLRVIEESPAYWRIVFDYPPFNIVDATLYHALQGLLARMDASPCLRVVVFESANPEFFLAHFDLTGKTGNITTAVGLSGLPILIDTFVRITRSPVASIAKIRGCVRGVSSEFVLACDMRFASRENTLLGQPEVGVGVHPGGGGTERLPPLVGRGRALEIVLGANDFDGDTAAQYGYVNRALPDEELDGFVDALARRIATFDGRAIAAAKRLINQVSLPSADNLLSALNSFQTALRWPETLQRVEALLEQGLQQDRSFERQWPAMLGSLGEK comes from the coding sequence GTGGCTGAGGACGCTGGACCGCTGCGGGTTATTGAGGAGTCGCCCGCATATTGGCGCATTGTGTTCGACTATCCGCCTTTCAACATCGTCGACGCCACATTGTACCATGCCTTGCAGGGCTTGCTGGCGCGCATGGACGCGAGCCCGTGCCTACGCGTCGTCGTCTTCGAAAGCGCGAATCCTGAGTTCTTCCTCGCCCACTTCGACCTGACCGGAAAGACCGGCAATATCACGACCGCGGTCGGACTTTCCGGCCTGCCGATCCTAATAGACACGTTCGTGCGCATCACCAGATCTCCGGTGGCGAGCATCGCGAAGATTCGAGGTTGCGTCCGTGGAGTCAGCAGCGAATTCGTGCTCGCCTGCGATATGCGCTTTGCGTCGCGCGAGAACACGTTGCTGGGCCAACCGGAAGTCGGAGTCGGGGTGCATCCCGGCGGCGGCGGCACCGAGCGCCTCCCGCCGCTGGTCGGCCGCGGCCGCGCGCTCGAAATCGTTCTTGGTGCCAACGACTTCGACGGCGATACCGCGGCACAATACGGGTACGTCAACCGCGCGCTTCCAGACGAGGAGCTGGACGGCTTTGTTGATGCACTTGCCCGACGGATCGCCACCTTCGATGGGCGCGCGATCGCGGCGGCAAAGCGTCTCATCAACCAGGTGTCGTTGCCGTCCGCCGACAATCTTCTCAGCGCCCTCAACTCGTTTCAAACGGCATTACGCTGGCCTGAGACGCTGCAGAGAGTCGAAGCTTTGCTTGAGCAGGGTCTCCAGCAGGACAGAAGCTTCGAACGCCAATGGCCTGCCATGCTCGGCTCGCTCGGCGAGAAATAG
- a CDS encoding zinc-binding dehydrogenase, giving the protein MTDQTSLGLRSLVKQDGALELSLAQVAVSPPKDDEVIVRVEATPINPSDLGLLLAAADISSAKTSGKGAETVVTASIAPVVMRALAGRIGKSMPVGLEGAGVVTSAGASPEAQALIGKTVSTFVGGMYGQLRKVRAADCLVLPAGIKPEEAASAFVNPLTALGMVETARREGHKGLVHTAAASNLGQMLNRLCQADGIPLVNIVRNEEQVQILKGLGAKHIVNSAQASFRDDLISALKATGATLAFDAIGGGKLAGQILNAMEAVAAGASAETYNMYGSSVHKQVYVYGTLDPSPIELTRGSGMTWGIGGWLLFHFLTKVGPEVEARLKARVASEIRTTFASRYARTISLLEALDPDVIAAYGRRATGEKFLINPNLAVE; this is encoded by the coding sequence ATGACCGATCAAACAAGTCTGGGGCTGCGTTCGCTAGTGAAGCAGGACGGAGCACTCGAACTATCGCTCGCTCAGGTGGCCGTGTCGCCGCCAAAGGACGACGAGGTGATCGTTCGCGTCGAGGCCACGCCGATCAATCCCTCCGACCTTGGGCTCTTGCTCGCTGCGGCCGACATAAGCTCCGCGAAGACCTCGGGCAAAGGTGCGGAAACGGTGGTGACGGCGTCGATTGCGCCTGTGGTGATGCGCGCGCTGGCCGGGCGAATCGGCAAGTCGATGCCTGTCGGTCTCGAAGGAGCGGGCGTGGTGACAAGCGCCGGCGCGTCGCCGGAAGCCCAAGCGCTGATCGGGAAGACCGTGTCGACCTTCGTCGGAGGGATGTACGGGCAACTTCGGAAAGTCAGGGCCGCCGACTGCCTGGTTTTGCCCGCCGGAATCAAGCCGGAAGAGGCAGCGTCGGCCTTCGTCAATCCGCTAACCGCTCTTGGTATGGTCGAGACCGCCAGACGGGAGGGACACAAGGGCCTGGTGCATACGGCCGCGGCGTCGAACCTTGGCCAAATGCTAAACCGGCTCTGCCAGGCGGATGGGATTCCCCTGGTGAACATCGTCCGCAATGAAGAGCAGGTCCAAATTCTGAAGGGCCTGGGGGCGAAGCATATCGTCAACTCGGCTCAGGCAAGTTTCAGAGATGATTTGATCTCGGCTCTCAAGGCGACGGGCGCAACACTCGCCTTTGACGCCATCGGCGGAGGCAAGCTCGCTGGCCAGATCCTCAACGCCATGGAGGCGGTCGCTGCCGGGGCGTCCGCAGAGACGTACAACATGTACGGTTCTTCCGTTCACAAGCAGGTCTACGTCTATGGTACCCTCGATCCCTCACCGATTGAGCTGACGCGTGGCTCCGGCATGACGTGGGGTATCGGCGGCTGGCTGCTCTTTCACTTCTTGACCAAGGTCGGTCCAGAGGTCGAGGCCCGGTTGAAAGCACGGGTTGCCAGTGAAATCAGGACGACCTTCGCGAGCCGCTACGCCCGCACCATCTCCCTGCTTGAGGCACTCGATCCCGACGTCATCGCGGCCTACGGCCGCCGAGCGACGGGTGAGAAATTCCTGATCAACCCGAACCTGGCTGTCGAGTAG
- a CDS encoding DUF1289 domain-containing protein, with protein MSKETPCIAVCMIDPRTKLCFGCGRTLPEIARWHKMDSAERLAVMERLAERMADAGLAPMAPQPNRG; from the coding sequence ATGAGCAAAGAAACGCCGTGTATCGCAGTCTGCATGATCGATCCCAGGACCAAACTCTGCTTCGGCTGCGGACGAACGCTTCCGGAGATCGCGCGCTGGCACAAGATGGACAGCGCGGAGCGGTTGGCCGTGATGGAGCGGCTGGCGGAGCGTATGGCCGATGCGGGCCTCGCGCCGATGGCGCCGCAGCCCAACCGCGGCTGA
- a CDS encoding alpha/beta hydrolase, whose amino-acid sequence MIPLLAARGHSITAVQLPLTSLGDDVATVKRAIALAAGPIILAGHSYGGAVISAAGNDPKVEALVYIAAFAPDAGESAGSLGASVEPAPLGAEIRPDAEGYLKLTQSGVSESFAQDLTDTEKLVLYSAQSPTAGAALGGTVSAPAWRGKTCRYLVATNDRAIRPALQRSMAKRLSAAVVEVAASHVAMLSHPQEVASLIAG is encoded by the coding sequence GTGATCCCGCTGCTTGCCGCCAGAGGTCACTCAATCACCGCCGTGCAGCTTCCCCTGACGTCACTCGGTGACGACGTGGCGACGGTTAAGCGGGCTATCGCGCTTGCGGCGGGTCCAATCATCCTTGCCGGCCACTCCTACGGCGGCGCCGTCATCTCCGCGGCGGGAAACGACCCGAAGGTCGAGGCGCTCGTGTACATCGCGGCCTTCGCCCCGGACGCGGGTGAGTCGGCAGGGTCTCTCGGTGCGAGCGTCGAGCCCGCACCGCTGGGTGCGGAAATCCGCCCTGACGCAGAGGGGTATCTTAAGCTCACTCAATCGGGCGTGAGCGAGTCCTTTGCGCAGGATCTGACCGACACGGAAAAGCTGGTCCTCTACTCCGCCCAGTCGCCAACAGCAGGTGCTGCGTTGGGTGGAACAGTGTCCGCGCCGGCATGGCGCGGCAAGACGTGTCGTTATCTTGTCGCAACGAACGACCGTGCCATCCGGCCCGCCCTGCAGCGGAGCATGGCCAAGCGCCTGAGCGCGGCGGTTGTTGAGGTTGCCGCCAGCCATGTTGCGATGCTGTCACATCCGCAAGAAGTGGCGTCGCTGATAGCTGGATAA
- the dusA gene encoding tRNA dihydrouridine(20/20a) synthase DusA — translation MMDWTDRHCRVFHRLMTRRGRLYTEMLTTGAIIHGDRQRLLGFDASEHPVALQLGGSDARDLATAARIGEDFGYDEINLNVGCPSDRVKDGRFGACLMAEPELVAEGVAAMKRAVKIPVTVKCRIGIDDQDPEIALDVLARGVIAAGSDALIVHARKAWLNGLSPKENRDIPPLDYDRVYRLKAALPDVPVIINGGISSIAEARLHLDHVDGVMLGRAAYQEPWRLLDVDPELFGEAAPFATMKDVFAAMLPYIEQQLAQGTRLHSMTRHFVGAFHGVKGARAFRRHLAENGVRAGAGVNVLVDAMALVDGGAPASMAA, via the coding sequence ATGATGGACTGGACCGACCGGCATTGCCGTGTCTTCCACCGTCTGATGACGCGGCGAGGCCGGCTCTACACGGAGATGTTGACGACCGGTGCCATCATCCATGGCGACCGCCAGCGGCTGCTGGGCTTTGATGCCAGCGAGCATCCGGTGGCGCTGCAGCTTGGCGGTTCCGACGCGCGCGATCTCGCCACGGCCGCCAGGATCGGCGAGGATTTCGGCTATGACGAAATCAATCTCAATGTCGGCTGTCCGTCCGACCGGGTGAAGGACGGCCGGTTCGGCGCCTGCCTGATGGCGGAGCCTGAACTGGTCGCCGAGGGCGTTGCCGCGATGAAGCGCGCGGTCAAGATTCCCGTCACCGTCAAATGCCGGATCGGCATCGACGACCAGGATCCGGAAATCGCGCTCGACGTGCTGGCGCGCGGTGTGATCGCGGCGGGCAGCGACGCCCTGATCGTGCATGCCCGCAAGGCCTGGCTCAACGGACTGTCGCCGAAGGAAAATCGTGACATCCCGCCGCTCGATTACGACAGGGTCTACCGTCTGAAGGCGGCGTTGCCGGATGTGCCCGTCATCATCAACGGCGGCATCAGCAGCATCGCGGAGGCAAGGCTTCACCTCGATCACGTCGACGGCGTGATGCTGGGGCGGGCGGCCTATCAGGAGCCGTGGCGGTTGCTTGACGTCGATCCGGAATTGTTCGGCGAGGCGGCGCCGTTTGCCACCATGAAGGACGTGTTCGCGGCAATGCTTCCCTATATCGAGCAGCAACTCGCGCAAGGCACGCGGCTGCATTCGATGACGCGGCATTTCGTCGGCGCGTTCCACGGCGTCAAGGGCGCACGTGCGTTCCGCCGTCATTTGGCCGAAAACGGCGTCAGGGCAGGGGCCGGCGTCAACGTTCTGGTCGATGCGATGGCGCTAGTTGACGGCGGTGCGCCTGCGTCGATGGCTGCCTGA
- a CDS encoding GlxA family transcriptional regulator — translation MSFAPISAFEAANLVAGERFYDLRILSETGGPLTNSLGWTMNTEPLGESSFDTLMVGSAPDLVPPSPRTVAYLREAVSTTRRITSVCIAAFTLAEAGILDGRRATTHWLRAEELGRRFPKVTVEMDRIFIADGPVWTSAGMTAGIDLALGLIERDLGQQAAQRTARVLVVHHRRAGGQSQHSAMLQLDAKSDRVQIALAFAKQNLREPLTVELLADAARLSPRQFSRVFRTETGLSPAKAIENLRLEAARFMLEQGRLPIEEIARETGFGDRERMRRSFLRTFSATPQALRNAAHPLATI, via the coding sequence ATGAGCTTCGCGCCGATCTCGGCATTTGAAGCAGCCAATCTCGTGGCCGGCGAGCGCTTCTATGATCTCCGAATTCTGTCGGAGACAGGTGGACCACTTACAAACTCGCTCGGCTGGACGATGAATACCGAACCGCTGGGCGAAAGCAGTTTTGACACGCTCATGGTGGGCTCGGCGCCGGATTTGGTGCCGCCATCGCCACGCACGGTTGCCTATTTGCGCGAAGCCGTATCAACGACAAGGCGTATCACCTCAGTCTGCATTGCAGCGTTCACGCTGGCGGAAGCGGGAATTCTGGACGGCCGGCGCGCGACCACGCACTGGTTGCGTGCCGAGGAACTTGGCAGGCGATTCCCCAAGGTCACCGTCGAAATGGATCGGATCTTCATTGCCGACGGACCCGTGTGGACGTCGGCTGGGATGACGGCCGGGATTGATCTCGCGCTCGGTCTCATCGAACGCGACTTGGGCCAGCAGGCAGCGCAACGCACCGCGAGGGTGCTTGTCGTCCATCATCGCCGCGCTGGCGGTCAATCGCAGCATTCCGCAATGCTGCAGCTCGATGCCAAATCCGATCGCGTTCAAATAGCGCTGGCCTTCGCAAAGCAGAACCTTCGCGAACCGCTGACGGTTGAGCTGTTGGCCGACGCTGCCCGACTAAGCCCTCGACAATTTAGTCGAGTGTTCCGGACAGAGACCGGCCTTTCGCCGGCAAAGGCAATTGAAAACCTGCGCCTCGAGGCCGCCAGGTTCATGCTCGAGCAAGGCCGGCTGCCAATCGAGGAAATTGCTCGCGAGACGGGATTCGGCGATCGCGAGCGAATGCGGCGCAGTTTCCTTCGTACCTTCAGTGCCACGCCCCAAGCCCTTCGCAACGCGGCGCACCCGTTGGCGACCATCTGA
- a CDS encoding NAD(P)-dependent oxidoreductase — translation MDIGIIGATGNIGQRVVREAVGRGHRVTGFTRDLAKPGEADPNIGWKAVDVLDADSVRRHIGGLDVLISLYQPGNASKDFGDSVTRAIADPSVYVTAAKALLSGLEDHPRTRLIVVGGAGSLEIRPGVTSADSPEELRRGLELLGLPGDYEAAVRGHRDALNVYRMSNRLWTYFSPAGSIYAGERTGRFRLGGDQLLVDANGRSRISFEDAAVALIDEAELPRHIQRRFTIGY, via the coding sequence ATGGATATCGGGATAATCGGGGCCACGGGCAACATTGGGCAGCGCGTGGTTCGAGAGGCGGTTGGCCGTGGTCATCGGGTCACCGGATTCACGCGAGACCTAGCGAAACCAGGGGAAGCTGACCCCAACATCGGCTGGAAGGCGGTCGATGTGCTCGACGCCGACTCGGTGCGTCGCCACATCGGGGGGCTCGATGTACTTATCAGTCTCTACCAACCCGGCAACGCATCGAAGGACTTCGGTGACTCGGTTACACGCGCGATCGCGGATCCCTCCGTCTATGTGACCGCCGCAAAGGCGCTTTTGTCCGGTCTCGAGGATCATCCGCGGACGCGGCTGATTGTGGTCGGAGGCGCTGGCAGCTTGGAAATTCGTCCGGGCGTGACGAGTGCCGATTCTCCAGAAGAGCTGCGGCGGGGCCTCGAGCTTTTGGGACTTCCAGGCGACTATGAGGCCGCGGTGCGCGGTCATCGCGACGCTCTGAATGTCTATCGAATGTCGAACCGGCTCTGGACCTATTTCAGCCCGGCGGGCTCAATTTACGCCGGCGAGCGCACCGGCCGATTCAGACTGGGCGGCGATCAACTGCTCGTCGACGCGAACGGGCGGAGCCGGATTTCATTCGAGGACGCTGCCGTGGCCCTGATCGATGAGGCAGAGCTTCCACGGCACATCCAGCGCCGCTTCACCATCGGCTATTGA
- a CDS encoding SDR family NAD(P)-dependent oxidoreductase produces MGEVERIAADSRDNSWTCWRVEPAADRLLARVNTIREGSTMQANKLFDLSGKVALVTGGSRGIGFQMAEALGEMGCRLAISARKQSELDAASAALRKANFEVLTIANDLGAAAAAAASLVGAVLDHYGRIDILVNNAGTVWGAPAVEHSPEAWRKVMGLNVDACFHVACEVARRSMIPNKSGKIINIASIAGFGGPRPDGGGFSVAYNTSKGALITLTQALATEWGKHNINVNAICPGYFPTKLSAGLAERADEIAKVTPLGRVGGDDDIKGPVVFFASEASRHVSGQALAIDGGGSAVILN; encoded by the coding sequence TTGGGTGAAGTCGAGCGCATCGCCGCCGACTCGCGAGACAACTCGTGGACCTGTTGGCGCGTCGAGCCGGCGGCAGATCGTCTATTGGCCAGAGTGAACACGATCAGGGAGGGGTCGACGATGCAGGCAAACAAGCTGTTTGATCTCAGCGGAAAGGTTGCGCTGGTGACGGGCGGTTCGCGCGGCATCGGATTCCAGATGGCCGAGGCGCTCGGTGAGATGGGCTGCAGGCTTGCGATCAGCGCGCGAAAGCAGAGCGAACTTGATGCCGCGTCGGCCGCTCTCCGGAAAGCGAATTTCGAGGTCCTGACCATCGCGAACGACCTCGGCGCTGCGGCCGCCGCCGCCGCGAGCCTCGTCGGCGCGGTGCTCGACCACTATGGAAGGATCGACATCCTCGTCAACAACGCGGGGACGGTGTGGGGCGCCCCGGCCGTCGAGCACAGCCCGGAAGCCTGGCGCAAGGTGATGGGGCTGAACGTCGATGCGTGTTTTCACGTTGCGTGCGAGGTCGCGCGCCGCTCGATGATCCCCAATAAGTCCGGCAAGATCATCAACATCGCGTCGATCGCGGGGTTCGGCGGTCCTCGCCCCGACGGCGGGGGCTTCTCGGTCGCCTACAATACAAGCAAAGGCGCGCTGATCACGCTTACCCAAGCGCTCGCGACCGAGTGGGGCAAGCACAACATCAACGTCAACGCCATCTGTCCGGGCTATTTCCCGACCAAGCTGTCGGCCGGGCTGGCAGAACGGGCCGATGAGATCGCGAAGGTCACTCCGCTGGGCCGCGTCGGCGGCGACGACGATATCAAGGGGCCGGTCGTGTTCTTCGCCTCTGAAGCGTCGCGCCACGTAAGCGGTCAGGCGCTTGCGATCGACGGTGGCGGCTCCGCCGTAATCCTGAATTGA
- a CDS encoding enoyl-CoA hydratase/isomerase family protein has product MTEIDRRTFIAVTGAVAATLASPGSAKAWQANAATDNAKGNKMSNVTTRITTDKQVPGHWRVTLNHPPINTIDDQMYDEIFDLVEAIEAEPSLKVVTFESANPDFFLAHYGVGESTSRFGKPRWIEAASRLAHSNVVSIAIVRGRARAGGAEFALACDLRFASREKAIFGQPEVGFGLIAGGGALDRLPLMVGRSRAIEIALGGDDFDAETAERYGWITRAIPDAKLDGFVANFVRRILSFDSQALNATKAILNRSGIPRQAELQSTQVIFGGTLRSQVALQKMTKSRERGLGTPGEFELDLGRKIADL; this is encoded by the coding sequence ATGACCGAGATTGATCGACGGACCTTCATTGCCGTTACCGGGGCTGTGGCCGCCACTCTGGCGTCCCCCGGATCTGCAAAAGCCTGGCAGGCCAATGCAGCAACGGACAACGCGAAAGGAAACAAAATGAGCAACGTGACGACCAGGATCACCACCGACAAGCAGGTGCCGGGCCATTGGCGGGTGACGCTCAATCATCCACCGATCAACACAATCGACGATCAGATGTACGACGAGATCTTCGACCTGGTCGAAGCAATCGAGGCCGAGCCGTCCCTCAAGGTCGTGACCTTCGAGAGCGCCAATCCGGATTTCTTCCTCGCCCATTATGGCGTGGGGGAATCGACCAGCCGCTTCGGCAAGCCGCGTTGGATCGAGGCGGCGAGCCGGCTCGCCCACAGCAACGTTGTCAGCATCGCAATCGTACGCGGCCGGGCTCGTGCGGGTGGCGCCGAGTTCGCCTTGGCCTGCGATCTTCGCTTCGCCAGTCGAGAGAAAGCTATCTTTGGTCAACCAGAGGTCGGATTCGGCCTGATTGCGGGCGGGGGCGCGCTCGACCGGCTGCCCCTCATGGTCGGGCGCTCGCGGGCAATCGAGATCGCGCTCGGCGGAGATGATTTCGATGCCGAGACGGCAGAGAGATATGGCTGGATCACTCGCGCCATCCCGGACGCGAAGCTCGATGGCTTCGTCGCCAATTTCGTGCGCCGCATTCTGTCGTTCGATAGCCAGGCGCTGAATGCCACCAAGGCGATCCTCAATCGAAGCGGCATTCCCCGCCAGGCTGAGCTTCAATCGACGCAAGTGATCTTCGGCGGGACCCTGAGGTCTCAGGTAGCACTCCAAAAGATGACCAAATCCCGTGAACGCGGCCTTGGGACCCCCGGCGAGTTCGAACTCGACCTCGGTCGCAAGATCGCGGACCTGTAG
- a CDS encoding epoxide hydrolase family protein, with protein MTTITPYRISVTDAVLADLKARLRNTRWPDAELVNDLSQGAPLKWIQEICQYWAEEYDWRRREARLNRFPQFTTELDGLNTHFIHMRSRHPGAMPLVITHGWPGSVVEFHKVIEPLADPTAHGGEAADAFHVVCPSIPGFGFSAKPPTTGWGVDRIASAWATLMARLGYTRYGAQGGDWGSTITASLGSLDPQHCAGIHVTLAMNSRPNVTGQPTPEEARALAGIEFYREWDSGYATQQSTRPQTLAYGLTDSPAGQAAWILEKFWAWTDCNGHPENILSRDELLDNVMLYWVTATAASSARLYWESFGWKRITAPPVAVPTGVAVFPKEIIMPVRKWMESRFTDIRHWSDMPKGGHFAAFEQPELLVEDVRTFFRPLRQS; from the coding sequence ATGACCACGATCACGCCCTATCGCATCTCCGTCACCGACGCCGTGCTCGCCGACCTTAAGGCGAGACTTCGCAACACCCGTTGGCCGGACGCCGAACTCGTCAACGATTTGAGCCAGGGCGCGCCGCTCAAATGGATCCAGGAGATCTGCCAATACTGGGCCGAGGAGTACGATTGGCGACGCCGCGAGGCGAGGCTCAACCGCTTTCCCCAGTTCACAACCGAGCTTGACGGACTGAACACTCACTTCATTCACATGCGCTCTCGCCATCCAGGGGCGATGCCGCTGGTCATCACGCATGGCTGGCCAGGCTCGGTGGTCGAGTTTCATAAGGTGATCGAACCGCTGGCCGATCCCACCGCGCACGGCGGTGAGGCCGCGGATGCGTTTCACGTGGTCTGTCCGTCCATCCCCGGATTCGGCTTCTCCGCGAAGCCGCCGACCACGGGTTGGGGTGTCGATCGGATCGCGTCGGCGTGGGCGACTTTGATGGCCCGCCTTGGCTACACGCGATACGGTGCGCAGGGTGGCGACTGGGGCTCGACGATTACCGCCTCGCTCGGTTCGCTCGATCCGCAGCATTGCGCGGGTATCCACGTCACGCTGGCAATGAATTCGCGGCCCAACGTCACCGGACAACCCACGCCCGAGGAGGCGCGGGCCCTCGCCGGCATCGAGTTCTACCGCGAGTGGGATTCCGGCTATGCCACGCAGCAGTCGACACGGCCGCAGACATTGGCTTACGGCCTCACCGATTCACCCGCGGGCCAGGCGGCGTGGATTCTGGAGAAGTTCTGGGCCTGGACCGATTGCAACGGCCATCCCGAGAACATCCTGAGCCGCGACGAACTGCTCGACAACGTGATGCTTTACTGGGTGACGGCGACCGCCGCGTCATCGGCGCGGCTCTATTGGGAGAGTTTCGGCTGGAAGCGTATCACGGCGCCCCCGGTCGCTGTACCGACCGGAGTCGCCGTTTTCCCGAAGGAGATCATCATGCCGGTGCGTAAATGGATGGAAAGCCGCTTCACTGACATCCGGCACTGGAGCGACATGCCCAAGGGCGGTCACTTTGCCGCGTTCGAGCAGCCCGAACTTCTGGTCGAGGACGTACGGACGTTCTTCCGGCCACTTCGCCAGTCGTGA
- a CDS encoding NADP-dependent oxidoreductase — protein MDPYRQVVLAARPRGLPRAADFCLQTGPMPDPLEGQVLVATKFLSLDPYMRGRMNDAESNAPPVNVGGVMEGEVVAEVVRSRHPSFSRGELVQGRIGWRTHAAVAARDLQRVDTGLSPPETSLGVLGMPGFTAYAGLRAIGQPKPGETVVVSSAAGAVGSVVGQLAQLAGARAVGIAGGAAKCAYVRDELRFDAVVDHKARGLSKALAAACPDGIDVYFENVGGPIWKAVLPLLNRYARVPVCGLIAHYNGDAPAEPNSVAETMLAILRRSLLIRGFINTEFAPELYRAFRSEITPLVHSGRIRYREHVVEGLEAAPQAFIGMLEGHNFGKTLVRVS, from the coding sequence ATGGATCCCTACAGACAGGTGGTTTTGGCGGCGCGGCCGAGGGGCTTGCCCCGGGCGGCTGATTTTTGTCTGCAAACCGGTCCAATGCCCGATCCGCTTGAGGGACAGGTCCTCGTGGCGACGAAGTTTCTTTCGCTGGATCCCTACATGCGCGGACGCATGAACGACGCCGAGTCCAATGCCCCGCCAGTCAACGTCGGCGGTGTTATGGAGGGGGAGGTCGTCGCCGAGGTCGTCCGTTCGCGGCATCCATCCTTTAGCCGAGGAGAGCTTGTCCAGGGGCGGATCGGCTGGCGCACACACGCGGCGGTCGCAGCGCGAGACCTCCAAAGGGTGGACACCGGGCTTAGCCCCCCTGAGACCTCACTGGGCGTCCTGGGAATGCCCGGGTTCACTGCCTACGCAGGCCTTCGAGCCATCGGGCAACCCAAACCGGGAGAAACAGTCGTCGTCTCGTCCGCGGCAGGCGCAGTCGGATCCGTGGTCGGCCAACTGGCCCAATTGGCGGGCGCTCGCGCCGTCGGCATCGCCGGAGGCGCGGCAAAGTGCGCGTACGTGCGCGACGAGCTTCGATTCGACGCCGTCGTTGACCACAAGGCCCGCGGCCTCTCGAAGGCGCTCGCGGCTGCATGCCCCGACGGGATCGATGTCTACTTCGAGAACGTTGGCGGGCCGATCTGGAAGGCGGTCTTGCCGCTCCTAAACCGCTACGCCCGCGTTCCCGTCTGTGGCTTGATCGCACATTACAACGGGGACGCACCCGCCGAGCCGAATTCTGTCGCTGAGACGATGTTGGCGATCCTTCGGCGAAGCCTACTGATCAGGGGCTTCATCAACACGGAGTTCGCACCAGAACTCTACCGAGCCTTCCGCTCGGAGATTACGCCGTTGGTCCACTCCGGACGCATTCGCTATCGGGAGCATGTTGTCGAGGGCTTGGAAGCGGCCCCACAGGCATTCATCGGCATGCTCGAGGGACACAACTTTGGGAAAACGCTTGTGCGGGTTTCCTGA
- a CDS encoding NADPH-dependent F420 reductase translates to MRFGTIGAGAVALGFAREALRAGHQVVLSNRHGPASLAGVVAGLGNGASAATIAEAASLEYVLFAVPWPNVEGALRGLPSWSGRVLIDATNPFSAYSPELVLADLGDKGASEVVAALASGARVVKAFNSIIVERFNEGPAKNGGRRVIFVSGDHAEPVEFVKELIASFGFAPIHLGSLAVGGRMQQAGGPLAGRDLVDFGYH, encoded by the coding sequence GTGAGGTTCGGAACGATCGGTGCCGGCGCGGTAGCGCTTGGATTCGCACGAGAGGCCCTGCGGGCTGGCCATCAAGTAGTATTGAGCAACAGACACGGCCCGGCCTCCCTTGCCGGCGTGGTCGCCGGACTCGGGAACGGTGCATCTGCCGCCACGATCGCGGAAGCGGCGAGCCTCGAGTATGTCCTGTTCGCCGTCCCCTGGCCGAATGTCGAAGGCGCACTTCGGGGCCTGCCGTCGTGGAGCGGAAGGGTCCTCATCGACGCGACGAACCCGTTCAGTGCGTACAGCCCCGAACTCGTATTGGCGGATCTCGGTGACAAGGGCGCGAGCGAAGTTGTGGCTGCGCTGGCATCCGGCGCCCGAGTCGTAAAGGCGTTCAATTCGATTATCGTTGAACGCTTCAACGAAGGGCCTGCAAAGAACGGCGGCCGCCGCGTCATCTTCGTATCCGGAGATCACGCGGAGCCCGTCGAATTCGTGAAGGAGCTGATCGCGAGCTTCGGCTTCGCGCCCATTCATCTTGGCAGCCTCGCGGTCGGCGGCCGCATGCAGCAAGCGGGCGGTCCGCTCGCCGGGCGCGACCTTGTCGACTTCGGATACCACTGA